In a single window of the Niabella ginsenosidivorans genome:
- a CDS encoding SPFH domain-containing protein, translating to MEKIMKPLSGYLALIIAIASIGAGIYLFLNASQQLTYIIGGVLFVLLGIFFIKGLMIIQPNHSRVLNFFGKYVGSVKENGLFFVNPLYSSYNISLRYQNFQGQTLKVNDKMGNPIEIGAVIVWRVGDTYKAAYQVANYMDYVRTQSEAAIRHLAVSFAYDSIEDENADMTLRDGGDKVNKILEQELTERLEPAGILIQEARISHLAYAPEIAGAMLQRQQATAIVAARAKIVEGAVGMVDMALKKLSEENIVVLDDERKAAMVSNLMVVLCGEKAATPVLNAGTLYQ from the coding sequence ATGGAAAAAATTATGAAGCCCTTATCGGGTTACCTCGCTTTAATAATTGCCATAGCATCAATAGGAGCAGGCATATACCTGTTCCTGAATGCCAGCCAGCAACTAACCTATATCATAGGAGGAGTGCTCTTTGTTTTACTGGGTATCTTTTTTATCAAGGGCCTTATGATCATTCAGCCGAATCATTCAAGAGTGCTTAACTTTTTTGGAAAATATGTTGGCTCTGTAAAAGAGAACGGGCTGTTTTTTGTGAACCCACTGTATTCCAGCTACAACATCAGCCTGCGCTACCAGAACTTCCAGGGGCAGACCTTAAAAGTAAACGACAAAATGGGGAATCCGATAGAGATCGGCGCCGTTATTGTATGGCGTGTGGGCGATACCTATAAAGCCGCTTACCAGGTGGCCAATTATATGGATTATGTGCGCACACAAAGTGAAGCGGCGATCCGCCACCTGGCAGTGAGCTTTGCTTACGATAGCATTGAGGACGAGAATGCGGATATGACCTTAAGAGATGGAGGCGATAAGGTCAATAAGATCCTGGAACAGGAACTGACAGAACGGCTGGAGCCCGCCGGTATCCTGATACAGGAAGCGCGCATCAGCCACCTGGCCTATGCACCTGAAATAGCAGGGGCGATGCTGCAACGGCAGCAGGCCACGGCAATTGTTGCTGCCCGCGCCAAAATTGTGGAAGGCGCAGTAGGAATGGTGGATATGGCCTTAAAAAAGCTGTCAGAAGAAAATATCGTTGTGCTGGATGACGAACGCAAGGCGGCAATGGTCAGCAACCTGATGGTGGTGCTCTGTGGTGAAAAAGCGGCCACGCCCGTATTAAATGCAGGAACGCTTTATCAATAA
- a CDS encoding Arc family DNA binding domain-containing protein has translation MKERKSFILRIDQATYTLLEKWASDEFRSVNGQIEYLLQQALVQSGRKKTKDTGNASGPVKKE, from the coding sequence TTGAAGGAGCGGAAGAGTTTCATATTGAGAATAGATCAGGCCACCTATACCTTACTGGAAAAATGGGCTTCAGATGAATTCAGAAGCGTGAACGGGCAAATAGAGTATTTACTCCAGCAGGCACTGGTCCAATCCGGCCGGAAAAAAACAAAGGATACGGGCAATGCGTCCGGGCCGGTAAAAAAAGAATGA
- the pyk gene encoding pyruvate kinase, whose translation MTETRKVRKKTLLPVEPTNTDHSFNRTKIVATVGPACNTYDKLLDLVKAGVNVFRLNFSHGVHEEKKQIIEYIREINRKEKTAVAILGDLQGPKLRVGDMEGGGITVEPGDTFIFTNKKMVGNKEKIYISYPNFHKDVKVGNKIMIDDGKLEVIVRKILPNNDVKVEVVLGGFLSSKKGVNLPDTKISLPALTPKDLQDLDFIMKEQLGWVALSFVRQVDDIKKLRKILDRNKSKAKVIAKIEMPEAIPNIREIIHASDGIMIARGDLGVELPVEKVPLIQKSIIRKCIHRAKPVIVATQMMESMIDRSKPNRSEITDVANAVLEGADAVMLSAETASGKHPTLVVQTMRKIILEIEKTEYHYDLSNELQPQPHSPSLSSDAICYNACNLAKDIMADGLIGMTQSGYTGFMLSSYRPKVPLYVFTKNLSLITQLSLSWGIRAFFYDDDQHDLDTIFSDQINILKKNGFLKRGDTVVSTGSTPVHLKLRTNTIKVTDVQ comes from the coding sequence ATGACAGAAACTCGAAAAGTCCGGAAAAAAACATTATTGCCTGTTGAACCGACCAATACAGATCACAGCTTTAATCGCACAAAAATCGTAGCCACTGTAGGCCCGGCCTGTAATACCTACGACAAACTATTGGATCTTGTAAAAGCCGGTGTGAACGTTTTCCGGCTGAACTTTTCCCATGGGGTGCATGAGGAAAAAAAGCAGATCATTGAATACATCCGCGAGATTAACCGTAAAGAAAAAACAGCGGTGGCCATACTGGGCGACCTGCAGGGGCCCAAGCTGCGGGTGGGCGATATGGAAGGAGGCGGCATCACTGTTGAGCCCGGGGATACCTTCATTTTTACCAACAAAAAAATGGTGGGGAACAAGGAAAAGATATACATCTCCTACCCTAACTTCCATAAAGACGTAAAGGTGGGGAACAAAATAATGATCGATGATGGCAAGCTGGAAGTGATTGTACGCAAAATACTGCCCAATAATGATGTGAAGGTGGAAGTAGTGCTGGGCGGGTTTCTTTCCTCTAAAAAAGGCGTCAACCTGCCGGATACAAAAATCTCCCTGCCAGCATTAACGCCCAAAGATCTTCAGGATCTTGATTTTATCATGAAAGAGCAACTGGGATGGGTAGCCCTGTCTTTTGTACGGCAGGTAGATGATATTAAAAAACTCCGTAAGATCCTTGACCGGAATAAAAGCAAGGCAAAAGTAATCGCCAAAATTGAAATGCCGGAAGCGATTCCCAATATCCGGGAGATCATTCACGCTTCAGACGGTATTATGATCGCACGGGGCGATCTGGGCGTGGAACTGCCTGTTGAAAAGGTTCCCCTGATCCAGAAAAGCATTATCCGCAAGTGCATTCACAGGGCAAAACCTGTTATTGTAGCCACGCAGATGATGGAAAGCATGATCGACCGCTCCAAGCCCAACCGTTCGGAAATTACGGATGTAGCCAATGCCGTGCTGGAAGGTGCTGATGCCGTTATGCTGAGCGCAGAGACCGCAAGCGGCAAGCATCCTACATTAGTGGTGCAAACCATGCGGAAGATCATTCTGGAAATTGAAAAAACAGAATATCATTATGATCTTTCCAATGAGCTGCAGCCACAGCCGCATTCTCCCTCACTTTCCAGCGATGCCATCTGTTACAATGCCTGTAACCTGGCAAAGGATATTATGGCAGACGGGCTGATCGGCATGACGCAAAGCGGGTATACCGGTTTTATGCTGAGCAGCTACCGGCCAAAAGTGCCGCTGTATGTATTTACAAAGAATCTCAGTCTTATAACCCAATTGAGCCTTAGCTGGGGAATACGGGCATTTTTCTATGATGACGATCAGCATGACCTGGATACGATTTTTTCAGACCAGATCAATATTCTTAAGAAAAACGGTTTCCTAAAACGGGGCGATACGGTAGTAAGTACAGGAAGCACGCCTGTTCACTTAAAATTACGTACCAATACGATAAAAGTTACAGACGTCCAATAA
- a CDS encoding 6-phosphofructokinase has product MQKSIVILAGGGPAPGINTVIGSVAKTFLNDGYRVIGLHDGYKNLFNGKGVTTDIDFKLADDIFSRGGSFLRMSRYKPKDNEFTSDFFEQNNIQLLVTIGGDDTASTANRIAKFLTDKNVPVKNIHVPKTIDNDLPLPYGQPTFGYQSAREEGVKLGKTIYEDARTSGNWFVVSAMGREAGHLAFGIGVACHYPMIVIPEMFNKTKLTLDKITKLIVSSIVKRNILDIPYGVAVVSEGVFHFMSDDDIKESGIQFTYDDHGHPELGNVSKAHIYNILLQNELKKLNIAVKSRPVELGYELRCLAPTAYDLEYCTFLGFGVKQLFDQGVTGAVVTADATGNVTPLYLKDVADEKGKVKPRLIDIDSPDAKTVFAHTLHYLTEADKEAAKKYLSNPDEYIFNNILEWK; this is encoded by the coding sequence ATGCAGAAAAGTATTGTAATTCTTGCCGGTGGCGGGCCGGCTCCTGGTATTAACACAGTGATCGGGTCTGTAGCCAAAACCTTCCTTAACGATGGCTATCGTGTAATTGGCCTGCATGATGGATATAAAAACCTTTTTAATGGAAAGGGAGTAACTACAGATATTGATTTTAAGCTGGCAGATGATATTTTCAGCCGCGGTGGCTCCTTTCTGCGGATGAGCCGTTACAAACCAAAAGATAATGAATTTACAAGCGACTTTTTTGAGCAGAACAACATACAATTGCTGGTAACCATCGGTGGTGACGATACGGCTTCTACTGCCAACCGTATTGCAAAATTCCTTACAGATAAGAATGTTCCGGTTAAAAATATCCACGTTCCGAAAACCATTGATAATGACCTGCCGCTTCCTTATGGCCAGCCAACCTTTGGTTATCAAAGTGCCCGTGAAGAAGGGGTAAAACTGGGAAAAACAATCTATGAAGATGCGCGTACCTCCGGTAACTGGTTTGTAGTTTCAGCAATGGGCCGTGAAGCAGGGCACCTGGCCTTTGGTATTGGTGTTGCCTGTCATTACCCGATGATTGTAATACCGGAAATGTTTAACAAAACAAAACTCACATTAGATAAGATCACCAAACTGATCGTATCTTCTATCGTAAAGAGAAATATCCTGGATATCCCTTATGGGGTGGCTGTTGTAAGCGAAGGCGTTTTCCATTTTATGAGCGATGACGACATCAAGGAATCCGGGATCCAGTTTACTTACGACGATCACGGGCACCCGGAACTGGGAAATGTAAGTAAAGCGCATATTTACAATATCCTTTTACAGAATGAACTCAAAAAGCTGAATATTGCGGTAAAAAGCCGGCCGGTTGAACTGGGATATGAACTGCGCTGCCTGGCTCCTACAGCTTATGACCTGGAATATTGCACGTTCCTTGGATTTGGTGTAAAGCAACTGTTTGACCAGGGCGTTACCGGGGCCGTGGTTACAGCTGATGCAACAGGTAATGTAACGCCTCTGTACCTGAAAGATGTGGCAGACGAAAAAGGAAAGGTAAAACCACGGTTGATCGATATAGACAGCCCTGATGCAAAAACCGTATTTGCCCACACATTACACTATTTAACAGAAGCAGATAAAGAAGCTGCTAAAAAATACCTTTCCAACCCGGATGAATATATTTTCAATAATATCCTGGAGTGGAAATAA
- a CDS encoding RagB/SusD family nutrient uptake outer membrane protein — protein sequence MQKIIYYTIAALVIAGGLSGCKKGFLDQHNPNSVAVDKAFQSEADITNGVYGVYQALRSSNCIGEGANTWTDDRSDDINTTDNQSNNGEPFQFTAFNLGAGNIYLQNHWTALYVPISRANQILSVIDNITFASGATKAQYIGELKFVRALMYFNLVSEFGGVPLVTEKQKLTSKEEVDALTIRESPENVYNQIIADLKDALNSGLPEVQPAAGKGRASLQAINGLLGQVYLRKGATLGGSDAAADFNNAKKYLLDCYNQKTFDALQDIPYTDVFDVNKKTTCPEIIFQIPYIQGDQNYSSGKARGYQVKGEKLISQYVTTSISGGEMTPDLVKEFETGDLRTDYSIKYVPANLGYYITKFRDASDAAGALGYGGNDWIILRYADIILNLAEVSLYLNDEPGAIRYLDMVRARASRPLYATMKGDAIYAARYPSLKLAILHERRVELAFEHHRWHDLTRFFNPGELVTYFKAKSQSDYGNSPLSNITTKDWYFPVPLNEVKINPEKMPQNPGY from the coding sequence ATGCAAAAAATAATTTATTATACTATAGCAGCTCTTGTGATCGCTGGCGGTCTGTCAGGCTGTAAAAAAGGCTTCCTGGATCAGCATAATCCCAATTCGGTGGCTGTAGACAAGGCATTCCAGTCGGAAGCCGATATTACCAATGGCGTATATGGCGTTTATCAGGCATTAAGAAGTTCAAATTGTATTGGCGAAGGCGCCAATACCTGGACAGATGACCGTTCTGACGACATCAACACTACAGACAATCAGTCAAACAATGGTGAGCCCTTTCAGTTTACCGCATTCAATCTCGGCGCAGGCAATATATACCTCCAGAACCACTGGACTGCATTATATGTGCCTATTTCAAGAGCCAACCAGATTCTTTCCGTAATCGATAATATAACATTTGCCAGCGGGGCCACGAAAGCGCAGTATATCGGCGAGCTGAAATTTGTACGTGCATTGATGTACTTTAATCTTGTAAGCGAATTTGGCGGTGTTCCTTTGGTAACCGAAAAACAAAAGCTCACATCCAAAGAGGAGGTAGATGCATTGACAATAAGGGAGTCGCCGGAGAATGTGTACAACCAGATCATCGCTGATCTGAAAGATGCATTGAACAGCGGTCTGCCGGAAGTGCAGCCTGCTGCCGGAAAAGGAAGGGCATCCCTTCAGGCGATTAATGGTTTATTGGGACAGGTATACCTGCGTAAGGGAGCTACACTTGGCGGCAGCGATGCGGCTGCTGATTTTAACAATGCCAAAAAATACCTGCTGGACTGTTACAATCAGAAAACCTTTGATGCACTGCAGGACATTCCCTACACAGATGTATTTGATGTGAATAAAAAAACAACCTGTCCGGAAATCATCTTCCAGATTCCTTACATACAGGGAGATCAGAATTATAGCTCAGGTAAAGCGCGTGGCTACCAGGTAAAGGGGGAAAAGCTCATTTCTCAATACGTTACAACCTCTATTTCCGGCGGGGAAATGACGCCTGACCTGGTGAAAGAATTTGAAACAGGTGATCTTAGAACAGACTATTCTATCAAATACGTTCCTGCGAATCTGGGATATTATATTACCAAATTCCGCGATGCAAGCGATGCGGCAGGCGCATTAGGTTACGGCGGTAATGACTGGATCATTTTGCGCTATGCCGATATCATTCTGAACCTGGCAGAAGTATCGCTGTATCTGAATGATGAACCCGGCGCTATCCGGTATCTGGATATGGTGCGTGCAAGAGCCAGCCGGCCACTTTACGCTACGATGAAAGGTGATGCAATTTATGCGGCCCGCTACCCCAGCCTTAAACTGGCGATCCTTCATGAAAGGCGGGTAGAACTCGCATTTGAGCACCATCGCTGGCATGATCTTACCCGTTTCTTTAATCCTGGAGAACTGGTAACCTACTTCAAAGCCAAGAGCCAGTCAGATTATGGCAACTCCCCCCTTTCTAATATAACTACAAAAGACTGGTATTTTCCTGTTCCATTAAATGAAGTGAAAATAAACCCCGAAAAAATGCCGCAAAACCCGGGCTATTAA
- a CDS encoding SusC/RagA family TonB-linked outer membrane protein — translation MKKKKKEHKAAGAKSAVFPRFIHFFMLMGLLSGLPVQAQTLQVTGTVTNEENEPLIGVNVSVKGAQATTTDSLGHYSIPVPKGSLISFSHTGYGSLEKEPAGSVLDVQLQSSSTMMEEVQVGYTRLRKSDLTGAVSSVKASELNLSSPTVSQALVGKVAGVQVSQVSGAPNSGTKIRVRGVGSINASSEPLYVIDGYPMGGNISSGPGNSGNSASGYNPNTSNNDIFINPEDIESIEILKDAASAAIYGSRAAAGVVLITTKRGKEGKGKFEYDYQVGINQLEHKVKLLDADGFARLFVDGRNLAYRDILVAKGIQWNDAFYSDDNATRVAKAGASNAASVTMINSLYDFANQKALKSPVNTDWQDELYRNALNQRHNISFSGGNKSVRYMLSAGYQNQDGIIISTNMQKINLRANIDADISKKFKVGTNIFVTNTNSKEVEEGRFDHGAILAALVYMPIFPVYNDDGSLALGLPSQPIDGYTHSFQGIENPVALATKIKITRKGTRGTYGMYGQYEILPDLNAKINLNAQTYTEKYDYYYPTDLSSGANPPNSAQAIAAANATAEFLDTKDVLGEFTLNYKRQFSKHSFDVLAGSSAQQGTQDIVAVNAKGFSNNYIPEITAKGAEAANFTLIAPTGKSTTTMLSYFSRVIYNYDRRYFLMASYRRDASSRFGSENRWGQFPSVSAGWALSNEDFYHDWLGEGSSLKLRASWGLTGNNNIGNYNYEQAVSSAGGAVIGGTVYNSIAVSNIADPKLGWESTSSFNFGLDAALLKSRLFVILNYYLSKSYDLLYNQSISALSGFTTIMTNLPNSNIRNKGFDLQMDARIIQKRDFNLGFSGNITANRNKVVSLGSASELYAQGAERPYNTHVTRVGAPVGMFYGLTVAGMVREKDMPGINADRQVYLANGNKFPAGYKLAGVPISTYSSTPLGPGDLYFVDKNGDGVINDNDKDIIGTPYPDFTYGFNVSANYKRIDFSASFNGSQGNQVLDGQDYYIRNFEGSGNNYAVTDNRYRSEAEPGDGHEYRASRGGTQSNSTRLSTFYLQDGSFFRCTNISLGYTFNTAGALKRAGISGLRWYVGVDNAFTITKYLGYNPEVDYNDGQNYRSGVDYGKYPLVRAYNTGIKVQF, via the coding sequence ATGAAAAAAAAGAAAAAGGAACATAAAGCAGCTGGAGCCAAAAGCGCAGTATTCCCGCGCTTCATCCATTTCTTTATGTTAATGGGTTTGCTAAGCGGGTTACCCGTACAGGCACAAACCCTGCAGGTAACCGGTACCGTTACCAATGAAGAGAACGAACCCTTGATCGGAGTAAATGTATCTGTAAAAGGTGCGCAAGCAACCACCACCGATTCTTTAGGGCATTACTCGATACCAGTGCCTAAAGGAAGCCTGATCAGTTTCTCACATACAGGCTATGGCTCGCTCGAAAAAGAGCCGGCAGGAAGCGTGCTTGATGTGCAGCTGCAGAGTTCCTCCACTATGATGGAAGAAGTACAGGTAGGTTATACACGCTTACGCAAAAGTGATCTTACCGGCGCTGTATCAAGTGTAAAAGCCAGTGAATTAAATTTAAGCTCCCCTACTGTCAGCCAGGCGCTTGTTGGTAAAGTAGCGGGCGTACAGGTATCTCAGGTAAGTGGCGCTCCCAATTCAGGTACCAAGATCCGTGTAAGAGGGGTGGGCTCTATTAATGCAAGCTCTGAGCCTTTGTACGTGATCGATGGTTACCCGATGGGAGGCAATATCAGCTCCGGACCGGGCAACAGTGGTAACAGTGCAAGCGGCTATAACCCCAATACTTCTAACAACGATATCTTTATTAACCCGGAAGATATTGAATCTATAGAAATATTAAAAGACGCAGCCTCTGCTGCCATCTATGGATCAAGAGCTGCTGCAGGCGTGGTTCTGATCACTACCAAACGCGGTAAGGAAGGAAAAGGAAAATTTGAATACGATTATCAGGTTGGCATTAACCAGCTTGAACATAAAGTAAAGCTGCTTGATGCAGACGGTTTTGCAAGATTATTTGTAGACGGCCGTAACCTTGCATACAGGGATATCCTGGTTGCCAAAGGTATTCAATGGAATGACGCCTTTTATTCTGATGATAATGCAACACGCGTGGCCAAAGCCGGCGCTTCCAATGCTGCTTCTGTTACAATGATTAATTCCCTGTATGATTTTGCAAATCAAAAAGCGCTCAAGTCACCTGTAAATACAGACTGGCAGGACGAATTGTACCGGAATGCACTGAACCAAAGACATAATATTTCGTTCTCCGGCGGAAATAAGAGCGTCCGCTATATGCTGAGTGCAGGCTATCAGAACCAGGATGGAATCATTATTTCCACTAACATGCAAAAGATAAACCTGAGGGCAAATATTGATGCTGACATCTCCAAAAAGTTTAAAGTAGGTACCAATATATTTGTTACCAACACCAACAGCAAAGAAGTAGAGGAAGGCAGGTTTGACCATGGAGCCATTCTTGCAGCGCTGGTATATATGCCCATCTTCCCGGTATATAACGATGATGGAAGCCTTGCACTTGGTCTGCCTTCGCAACCCATAGACGGGTACACGCATTCTTTCCAGGGTATCGAGAACCCGGTAGCGCTTGCCACCAAAATTAAAATAACACGTAAGGGTACCCGTGGTACTTATGGAATGTATGGGCAGTATGAGATCTTGCCGGATTTAAATGCCAAAATAAACCTTAACGCTCAGACCTACACTGAGAAATATGATTACTACTACCCTACCGATCTGAGTAGTGGCGCTAATCCGCCCAATTCTGCTCAGGCAATAGCGGCAGCCAACGCTACTGCAGAATTCCTGGACACTAAGGATGTATTAGGCGAGTTTACATTGAACTATAAAAGGCAATTCAGCAAGCACAGCTTCGATGTACTGGCCGGCTCTTCGGCGCAGCAAGGCACACAGGATATTGTAGCTGTTAATGCCAAAGGTTTTTCCAATAACTACATACCGGAGATCACTGCAAAAGGCGCTGAGGCGGCCAATTTTACGTTGATAGCACCAACAGGTAAATCAACGACTACCATGTTGTCCTATTTTTCCCGTGTGATCTACAACTACGACAGAAGATATTTTTTAATGGCTTCTTACCGCAGAGATGCGTCTTCCCGTTTCGGGTCTGAAAACCGTTGGGGACAATTTCCATCGGTGTCGGCCGGATGGGCACTTTCCAATGAAGATTTCTATCATGACTGGTTAGGTGAAGGTTCTTCTTTAAAATTAAGGGCAAGCTGGGGGTTGACCGGTAATAACAATATAGGTAACTACAATTATGAACAGGCAGTTTCAAGCGCTGGTGGTGCTGTAATAGGCGGGACCGTTTACAACAGTATTGCTGTAAGTAATATCGCCGATCCTAAATTAGGATGGGAGTCTACTTCCAGCTTCAATTTCGGGTTGGATGCGGCATTGCTGAAAAGCAGGCTTTTCGTTATCCTTAATTATTATCTGAGTAAATCCTATGACCTGCTGTATAATCAAAGTATTTCTGCATTGTCCGGATTCACAACCATTATGACCAATCTTCCTAATTCCAATATCCGGAACAAAGGATTTGACTTACAGATGGATGCAAGGATCATTCAGAAAAGAGATTTCAACCTGGGTTTCAGTGGCAATATTACTGCCAACAGAAACAAAGTGGTCAGCCTTGGCAGTGCAAGTGAACTGTATGCACAAGGCGCTGAAAGGCCTTATAATACGCACGTAACACGTGTGGGCGCTCCTGTAGGTATGTTCTACGGTCTTACTGTTGCGGGAATGGTAAGGGAAAAGGATATGCCGGGAATCAATGCAGACAGGCAGGTTTACCTGGCTAATGGCAACAAGTTTCCCGCCGGTTATAAACTGGCAGGTGTTCCGATTTCTACTTACTCCAGCACGCCTTTAGGCCCGGGAGATCTGTATTTTGTGGATAAGAACGGCGATGGTGTTATCAATGATAATGATAAAGATATTATTGGTACTCCTTATCCTGATTTTACTTACGGATTTAATGTAAGTGCTAACTATAAACGTATTGACTTCAGCGCTTCTTTCAACGGCTCTCAGGGGAACCAGGTTCTTGACGGCCAGGATTACTATATCCGCAACTTTGAAGGATCCGGTAACAACTATGCTGTTACAGACAACAGGTACCGCAGCGAAGCAGAGCCCGGCGATGGACATGAATACAGGGCTTCACGCGGTGGTACGCAAAGCAACAGTACCCGTTTGTCCACCTTCTACCTGCAGGACGGCTCTTTCTTCAGGTGCACCAACATTTCACTGGGATATACGTTCAATACGGCAGGTGCCCTGAAAAGAGCAGGGATCAGTGGTTTGAGATGGTATGTGGGCGTGGATAATGCATTCACTATTACCAAATACCTCGGTTACAATCCTGAAGTGGATTATAATGACGGACAGAATTACAGGTCGGGTGTTGATTATGGTAAATACCCGCTGGTACGTGCCTATAATACCGGTATCAAAGTCCAGTTCTAA
- a CDS encoding YdcF family protein, protein MKIFFTCVSFLVLSFHLYSQHNDPDPHYQPLNGDNYVQSKNYYFLTLLQYDKEARILVEKDPALSSLAKQKQANLKSALDSYNNKAAIITAKMKFTNEEIALVGERLRTLYKEENALGRLVRRHLIPSGAYIRFVNSRPQDLLAKAWEQDAKGINFAIGVYGEGEKPNYPNIDSISFDAHGKQLASLMYTAAYGINAELQENSLFFLLSLYSALRLLEINDRWQAADFEPMAETVNKAAAEKIKTVNWNKYPYTLILIPGAGPDEYGVKISAEARLRLRLGALQYQKGMAPFIVVSGGKIHPYKTKYCEALEMKKFLVETLHIPESAVIMEPHARHTTTNMRNTVRLIFHYGMPMNRPCITATSRYQSAAIEKTLAARCLQELDEVPYKNGKRLSETEVEFYPLTDALHIDPMEPVDP, encoded by the coding sequence ATGAAGATTTTTTTTACCTGCGTTTCATTTCTCGTTTTATCTTTTCACCTGTATAGCCAACACAACGATCCAGATCCCCACTACCAGCCATTAAACGGCGACAATTATGTGCAATCCAAAAATTATTACTTCCTCACACTTTTGCAATATGATAAAGAGGCGAGGATATTGGTGGAAAAGGATCCGGCGCTCAGTTCCCTGGCAAAACAAAAACAAGCCAATCTAAAAAGCGCGCTTGATTCTTATAACAATAAAGCTGCAATTATTACCGCAAAAATGAAGTTCACCAATGAGGAGATTGCACTTGTAGGGGAACGGTTGCGCACCTTGTACAAAGAAGAGAATGCATTGGGCAGGCTGGTACGCCGGCACCTGATTCCTTCCGGCGCTTATATCCGCTTTGTTAATTCCAGGCCACAGGATTTACTGGCAAAGGCATGGGAACAGGATGCAAAAGGGATCAACTTTGCTATCGGTGTATATGGCGAAGGTGAAAAGCCGAATTATCCCAATATCGACTCCATTAGTTTCGATGCTCATGGAAAGCAACTTGCTTCCCTGATGTACACGGCTGCTTATGGAATTAATGCTGAACTGCAGGAAAATTCATTATTCTTTCTTCTCTCGCTTTATAGTGCGCTCCGTTTGCTGGAAATAAATGACCGCTGGCAGGCTGCTGATTTTGAACCCATGGCGGAAACTGTGAACAAGGCCGCTGCTGAAAAAATAAAGACAGTTAACTGGAACAAATATCCCTACACGCTCATTCTGATTCCCGGTGCCGGTCCTGATGAGTATGGTGTTAAAATAAGCGCTGAAGCCAGGTTGCGGCTACGGCTGGGTGCTTTGCAATATCAAAAGGGCATGGCTCCTTTTATTGTTGTGTCCGGGGGAAAAATACATCCCTATAAAACAAAATATTGTGAAGCCCTGGAAATGAAAAAGTTCCTGGTAGAAACCCTGCATATTCCGGAATCAGCTGTGATCATGGAGCCTCATGCGAGGCACACTACTACGAATATGCGCAACACGGTACGACTGATCTTCCATTATGGGATGCCGATGAACAGACCCTGTATCACTGCTACTTCACGGTATCAAAGCGCTGCAATTGAAAAGACCCTTGCTGCCAGATGCTTACAGGAACTTGATGAAGTGCCTTATAAAAACGGCAAACGGCTTTCAGAGACAGAAGTAGAATTCTACCCACTGACAGATGCTCTTCATATCGATCCGATGGAGCCTGTGGATCCATAA
- a CDS encoding fructosamine kinase family protein, which translates to MSLSSVLNSIGLPHAGYESVAGGDINQAYRICSGETIYFLKINKAAPYSGLFRKEAIGLQELSANSDFVVPQPLKWGKTENVQYLLLEWIRQEPPQNNSWYLLGKLLAAMHRKEQPYFGFREDNYLGTWQQVNTPVSTWSRFYADFRILPLVKKLYDDQKLNKMDSIRAEKFCKALAALFPEEKPSLLHGDLWNGNLLFTSPGMPCVFDPAVYYGHREMDIGMTLLFGGFNEQFYQSYQQYYPLQPGWQQRLNFTQLYPLLLHAHLFGGHYIHTCRRILALF; encoded by the coding sequence ATGAGCCTCTCTTCTGTTTTGAATAGCATTGGGCTACCCCACGCCGGCTATGAATCCGTAGCAGGTGGCGATATTAACCAGGCATACCGCATCTGCTCCGGGGAAACTATTTATTTTCTGAAAATCAATAAGGCCGCTCCTTACAGCGGGCTCTTCAGAAAGGAAGCCATCGGGTTGCAGGAACTGAGCGCCAACAGTGATTTTGTGGTTCCGCAGCCTTTAAAATGGGGCAAGACGGAAAATGTGCAATACCTTTTACTGGAATGGATCCGGCAGGAACCGCCTCAAAACAACTCCTGGTACCTGTTGGGAAAATTGCTGGCAGCAATGCACCGGAAAGAACAGCCGTATTTTGGATTTAGAGAAGATAATTACCTGGGCACCTGGCAGCAGGTGAATACACCTGTGAGCACCTGGAGCCGGTTTTATGCTGATTTCCGGATCCTGCCACTGGTGAAAAAATTGTATGATGATCAGAAGCTTAACAAAATGGACAGTATCCGGGCAGAAAAATTCTGCAAAGCGCTGGCCGCTCTTTTCCCGGAAGAAAAACCTTCTTTATTGCATGGAGACCTGTGGAACGGCAACCTGCTGTTTACCTCACCGGGAATGCCCTGTGTTTTTGATCCGGCAGTATATTACGGGCACCGGGAAATGGATATTGGCATGACACTTTTATTCGGTGGGTTTAACGAACAGTTTTACCAGTCGTACCAGCAATATTACCCTTTACAGCCGGGGTGGCAGCAGCGCTTAAATTTTACACAGCTGTACCCGCTGCTATTGCATGCACATCTTTTCGGAGGACATTATATACATACTTGCCGCAGGATACTCGCTTTATTTTAA